One segment of Massilia sp. Se16.2.3 DNA contains the following:
- a CDS encoding thiol:disulfide interchange protein DsbA/DsbL: MNLLRRLFVTTAFFALSGAAFAAPVVPAQGVHYQVLPQQVNPMAGKQVEVIEFFAYYCPHCNVFEPLLAEWVKKQGSNIVFKRVHVAGGPRVLPQQKLFYTLEALGLLEQYHARAFAAIHEQDQRFANDKEVLDWAAKAGIDRARFASAYNSFGVQAQVRRAGTMMNEYRVDHWPMVVIDGRFVTSPSMANPEGSSARTETEQQQVALQVMDTLVAKAKADKK, from the coding sequence ATGAATTTGCTTCGTCGTTTGTTCGTTACCACTGCATTCTTCGCCCTGAGCGGTGCCGCTTTTGCCGCACCCGTTGTTCCGGCCCAGGGTGTGCACTACCAAGTGCTGCCGCAGCAGGTCAATCCGATGGCGGGCAAGCAGGTGGAGGTGATCGAGTTCTTTGCGTATTACTGCCCGCATTGCAATGTGTTCGAGCCGCTGCTGGCGGAATGGGTCAAGAAGCAGGGCAGCAATATCGTGTTCAAGCGCGTGCACGTGGCCGGTGGGCCGCGCGTGCTGCCGCAGCAGAAGCTGTTCTATACGCTCGAGGCGCTGGGACTGCTCGAGCAGTACCATGCGCGTGCGTTCGCGGCCATCCACGAGCAGGACCAGCGCTTTGCCAACGACAAGGAAGTGCTCGACTGGGCCGCAAAGGCCGGGATCGACCGCGCCCGCTTCGCCAGCGCCTATAACTCCTTCGGCGTGCAGGCCCAGGTGCGCCGTGCCGGCACCATGATGAACGAGTACCGCGTCGACCACTGGCCGATGGTGGTCATCGATGGCCGCTTTGTCACCTCGCCGTCGATGGCCAATCCGGAAGGCTCGAGCGCCCGTACCGAGACCGAGCAGCAGCAGGTCGCGCTGCAGGTGATGGACACCCTGGTGGCGAAAGCCAAAGCGGACAAGAAATAA